The Terriglobus tenax genome contains a region encoding:
- a CDS encoding glycerophosphodiester phosphodiesterase family protein, giving the protein MDAGADYIELDVRTTSDGKLVLMHDSMLNRTTDGSGELKKHTFDEIRSLDAGARFSAAFAGTQVPTLDEALELARGRINVYVDTKDADPQQLIDTIVRHDMQDHVVIFGNPFLLYEVRKILPTLRVMPEATNADVCAFLIHSMPLQVIAFDERDFKGPVIDVAKQAHVQIFVDRLNEVDTPESWQKAIDQGANGIQTNRLDALAAYLRERGLATH; this is encoded by the coding sequence ATTGACGCCGGTGCGGATTACATTGAACTGGATGTCCGTACGACCTCCGATGGGAAATTGGTTCTTATGCACGACAGCATGCTGAACCGAACTACCGATGGGAGCGGAGAATTGAAGAAGCACACGTTCGATGAGATTCGCTCTCTGGACGCCGGAGCCAGGTTTTCTGCGGCGTTTGCTGGCACGCAGGTGCCAACGCTGGATGAAGCTCTGGAGCTTGCTCGCGGCAGGATCAATGTTTATGTCGATACGAAGGATGCCGACCCGCAGCAACTCATTGATACGATCGTCCGGCACGACATGCAGGATCACGTTGTGATCTTCGGCAATCCCTTCCTGTTGTATGAGGTGCGCAAAATTCTTCCCACGTTGCGCGTGATGCCGGAGGCGACAAATGCCGATGTCTGTGCCTTCCTCATACACTCTATGCCGTTGCAAGTGATTGCCTTTGACGAACGCGATTTCAAAGGACCGGTGATTGATGTCGCGAAGCAGGCCCACGTTCAGATTTTTGTCGATCGCCTGAATGAAGTGGATACGCCTGAGTCGTGGCAAAAAGCCATCGACCAGGGAGCCAATGGTATCCAGACGAATCGCCTGGATGCCCTTGCGGCGTATCTGCGGGAACGCGGACTCGCAACTCACTGA